Proteins encoded in a region of the Sphingopyxis sp. OAS728 genome:
- a CDS encoding very short patch repair endonuclease — translation MDKISRDARTANMRAIKSRDTKPEIIVRRLAHRLGYRFRLHRKDLPGKPDLVFVARRKAIFVHGCFWHQHPDDRCLDGRLPRTRLEYWEPKLTRNQERDTEAVRQLENLGWSVLIIWECETKDLHELETRLKEFLERPIDHRT, via the coding sequence ATGGATAAAATATCTCGCGACGCACGCACCGCAAATATGCGTGCAATCAAATCGCGTGATACCAAGCCAGAAATTATCGTTCGCCGATTGGCGCACAGGCTGGGATACCGCTTCCGCCTCCACCGCAAGGATTTGCCCGGCAAACCTGACTTGGTTTTTGTCGCTCGGAGGAAAGCGATATTCGTGCACGGTTGCTTCTGGCACCAGCATCCTGACGATCGTTGCCTTGATGGGCGTTTGCCGCGCACGCGGTTGGAGTACTGGGAGCCTAAACTCACCCGCAATCAAGAGAGAGATACTGAAGCAGTTCGCCAGCTCGAAAACTTGGGGTGGAGCGTGCTCATCATTTGGGAATGCGAGACGAAAGACTTGCACGAGCTTGAAACTCGATTGAAAGAGTTTTTGGAGCGGCCAATTGACCATCGAACTTGA
- a CDS encoding NgoMIV family type II restriction endonuclease, protein MIEVPSGTAFLTEARRSFHAALIANGALATSDTGVPSIADGSSASSVAFASGIMEQVAKEAVGARLAGQMAGNKFEIVVGEYLEETLPKLKHIRPGKFQVAKGGTRLAIAACEQYFHLSSLAEAVSTNADLAVAIGMDYLIKPDVMVLRHPEPDENINASELVVDDQHASLTGIRSANSSLPLLHASVSCKWTMRSDRAQNARSEALNLVRNRKGRLPHIVVVTGEPTPGRLASLALGTGDIDCVYHIALNELREAVAATKYTDSAELLDMMIEGRRLRDIADLPLDLAT, encoded by the coding sequence ATGATTGAAGTCCCGTCGGGCACAGCCTTCCTAACCGAGGCACGCAGAAGCTTCCACGCCGCGCTTATTGCTAACGGAGCACTAGCGACTAGTGATACGGGCGTACCCTCGATCGCTGACGGTAGCTCAGCTAGCAGTGTCGCGTTCGCATCCGGCATCATGGAACAAGTCGCCAAGGAGGCCGTGGGTGCCCGTCTGGCCGGGCAGATGGCCGGCAATAAATTTGAGATCGTTGTGGGCGAGTATCTGGAAGAAACTCTCCCGAAGCTAAAGCACATTCGACCTGGCAAGTTTCAGGTCGCCAAAGGTGGGACGCGTCTCGCCATTGCAGCGTGCGAGCAATATTTCCATCTCTCCTCCCTTGCGGAAGCGGTTTCGACGAACGCCGATTTAGCGGTGGCGATCGGAATGGATTACCTTATCAAACCTGATGTTATGGTGCTCCGCCACCCCGAACCAGACGAGAATATAAATGCGTCGGAATTGGTGGTGGACGATCAGCACGCTTCGCTGACTGGTATTAGGTCAGCAAACAGCTCGCTGCCGTTGTTGCATGCGAGCGTGTCCTGCAAGTGGACGATGCGCTCCGACCGAGCTCAGAACGCGAGGTCAGAAGCCCTAAATTTAGTACGCAATCGAAAAGGTCGATTGCCGCATATCGTTGTGGTAACAGGCGAACCCACTCCGGGTCGCTTAGCGTCTCTCGCGCTCGGAACCGGCGACATCGATTGTGTTTACCATATCGCGCTAAACGAACTTCGCGAGGCCGTTGCCGCTACAAAGTACACTGACTCGGCGGAGCTTCTAGACATGATGATCGAGGGCCGACGTCTACGTGATATCGCAGATTTGCCGTTAGATCTTGCGACCTGA
- a CDS encoding DNA cytosine methyltransferase, with the protein MLSSLEVCAGAGGQARGLELAGFEHAGVVEIDSDCCKTLRLNRPAWTVHEDDLNLFDGRAYKGVDLFAGGLPCPPFSVAGKQLGPNDERNLFPAALRLIDETRPKAIMIENVRGFLDAVFEDYRTHLKAQLDSLGYETHWRLLNASDYGVPQLRPRVVIVALRHDIKDHFSWPMPNPGDAPTVGETLVDLMAERGWRGAKRWAEGASEIAPTLVGGSKKHGGPDLGPTRAKRAWASLGVNGLSLADEAPDRDFVGMPRLTVRMTARIQGFGDDWSFNGRKTAAYRQVGNAFPPPVARAVAQRLKEAMSVRSIFPVRAVR; encoded by the coding sequence GTGCTCAGTTCGCTAGAAGTATGTGCCGGGGCTGGCGGACAGGCTCGCGGACTTGAGCTCGCTGGCTTTGAACACGCGGGCGTCGTTGAGATCGACAGCGACTGCTGCAAGACCTTACGATTGAACCGGCCAGCTTGGACGGTGCATGAGGACGATCTAAATTTGTTCGATGGTCGAGCCTACAAGGGCGTTGATCTTTTTGCCGGCGGGTTGCCTTGCCCTCCGTTCTCCGTCGCGGGCAAACAGCTCGGACCTAACGACGAGCGAAATCTATTTCCGGCGGCACTGCGGTTGATTGACGAGACCCGTCCGAAGGCAATCATGATTGAGAATGTGCGCGGCTTTCTTGATGCCGTTTTCGAGGATTATCGGACGCATCTAAAAGCCCAGCTCGATTCTCTCGGATATGAAACGCACTGGAGGCTATTGAACGCCTCGGATTATGGTGTTCCGCAATTGAGGCCGCGTGTCGTGATTGTCGCGCTTAGGCACGACATCAAAGATCATTTTTCTTGGCCGATGCCGAACCCCGGCGACGCGCCGACTGTCGGAGAAACACTGGTAGACCTTATGGCCGAGCGTGGTTGGCGCGGCGCCAAACGCTGGGCGGAAGGCGCTTCCGAGATCGCTCCCACCTTGGTGGGCGGTTCAAAAAAACATGGCGGCCCCGATCTCGGGCCGACGCGCGCAAAGCGCGCCTGGGCGTCGTTAGGGGTCAATGGCCTTTCACTCGCTGACGAAGCTCCAGATCGCGACTTTGTAGGAATGCCTCGCCTTACCGTGAGGATGACTGCTCGCATTCAGGGCTTTGGCGACGATTGGTCATTCAACGGAAGAAAGACAGCCGCCTATCGGCAAGTCGGCAATGCTTTTCCTCCACCCGTAGCTCGTGCCGTCGCGCAGCGGCTCAAGGAAGCGATGAGCGTTCGTTCTATCTTCCCGGTGCGCGCGGTAAGATGA
- a CDS encoding IS110 family transposase: MDGSTVSIGLDVGEQVTHLCAIDAAGKVHFECSLPTTVDAVGTAISGLDDRTPGIIAMEAGTGRYLALALRNFGYDVRVIDARKARKFLSIRLHKTDPNDARGLAELAMMQLSTTPSVHVKSVECQLLRAQLVSRDLIVRQKTGLQNAIRTRLAENGILTKLPSPLQVRPTVERLLEEHHSTYGVDLRSEILPLVDIWELMRRYVNQTGRELGRIARDHPVMRRFLAVPGVGPVCAVSVYTAIEEPARFVRTHDVGAYLGLIPAVKQSGQMIHRGRISKAGSRITRTHLVMAARVILGRAKLECALTDWARALAQRVGHSKARVAVARKLAVLLLSMWKSGRDFEPYPVTGQSPLGE, encoded by the coding sequence ATGGACGGCTCAACTGTCAGCATCGGCTTGGACGTCGGCGAGCAAGTGACACACCTCTGCGCGATCGACGCAGCGGGAAAGGTGCATTTCGAGTGCAGTCTCCCTACCACGGTAGATGCAGTTGGGACGGCGATTTCGGGATTGGATGACCGAACGCCGGGTATAATCGCTATGGAAGCGGGCACGGGACGTTACCTTGCGCTTGCCCTCCGCAACTTCGGCTATGATGTCCGAGTCATTGATGCGCGAAAGGCGAGAAAGTTTCTCTCTATCCGTTTGCATAAGACCGATCCTAACGACGCAAGGGGTCTAGCAGAGCTTGCGATGATGCAGCTTTCAACCACCCCGTCGGTTCATGTGAAATCTGTTGAGTGCCAGTTGCTGCGAGCGCAGCTCGTTTCGCGTGATCTCATAGTCAGGCAGAAGACTGGGCTTCAAAATGCTATCCGAACACGCCTCGCTGAGAACGGCATTCTCACGAAATTGCCGTCTCCACTACAAGTTCGTCCTACAGTTGAGCGCCTTCTTGAAGAGCACCATTCCACTTACGGAGTAGATTTGCGCAGCGAGATATTGCCGCTGGTGGATATCTGGGAGCTAATGCGCCGGTACGTCAATCAGACTGGTCGCGAGCTTGGGCGAATTGCCCGAGATCACCCTGTCATGCGCCGGTTTCTGGCCGTGCCAGGCGTCGGCCCTGTTTGCGCGGTCTCTGTTTATACCGCAATTGAAGAGCCCGCACGGTTTGTGCGGACACACGATGTCGGCGCGTATCTCGGCCTGATTCCCGCGGTGAAACAGTCGGGCCAGATGATACATCGCGGGAGGATTTCAAAAGCTGGCAGCCGCATTACCAGAACGCATCTCGTTATGGCGGCGCGGGTGATCCTTGGTCGGGCGAAGCTAGAATGCGCCCTGACGGATTGGGCACGGGCTCTCGCCCAACGTGTGGGCCATTCAAAAGCTCGCGTCGCGGTTGCACGAAAGTTGGCCGTTCTGCTGTTGAGCATGTGGAAGTCAGGAAGAGATTTCGAACCCTACCCTGTTACCGGACAGTCTCCCCTCGGGGAGTGA
- a CDS encoding sigma factor-like helix-turn-helix DNA-binding protein, giving the protein MLAQGGGSLMADDNLAARFARTIRDLLVPPPVVPNFDEAPDPEIARIEWAIARLPEQTREVFLMHRFDDLPYDRIAHRLGISVKTVEREIVRVLCAIREAREDHAREQSK; this is encoded by the coding sequence ATGCTCGCCCAAGGCGGAGGCAGTCTCATGGCTGACGACAACCTCGCCGCTCGCTTCGCGCGCACAATCCGCGACCTGCTCGTTCCGCCGCCGGTCGTTCCCAATTTCGACGAAGCTCCCGATCCAGAGATAGCGCGGATCGAATGGGCGATTGCCCGCCTGCCGGAGCAAACACGCGAAGTTTTCCTGATGCACCGCTTCGACGATCTTCCATACGACCGCATCGCCCACCGCCTCGGCATCAGCGTAAAGACGGTCGAGCGGGAAATCGTCAGGGTGCTATGCGCTATCCGCGAGGCGCGAGAAGATCATGCCCGCGAGCAATCCAAGTAG
- a CDS encoding queuosine precursor transporter yields MSESSPPTSQPVQVNAASVRHFRYYDLLMAAFVAILLLSNIIGASKPSYVTLPNGTQWAFGAGVLFFPISYIIGDVLTEVYGYARARRVIWTGFAALAFMAFMAWIVVALPPADGWPGQQSYEFVFGNSWRIVIASMTAFCVGEFANSYVLARMKIWTGGKKLWTRTIGSTVVGQGLDSLIFYPLAFYGLAGWPPEQLYEVVLSQWLIKTAWEAALTPATYLVVGALKRREGVDVFDEGTDFNPFGAKV; encoded by the coding sequence ATGTCCGAATCTTCCCCCCCGACGAGCCAGCCGGTCCAGGTCAACGCTGCAAGCGTGCGCCATTTTCGTTATTACGACCTGTTGATGGCAGCCTTTGTCGCCATCCTGCTGCTGTCGAATATCATCGGCGCGTCGAAACCGAGCTACGTCACGCTGCCGAACGGCACCCAATGGGCGTTCGGCGCGGGCGTCCTCTTTTTCCCGATCAGCTATATCATCGGCGACGTGCTGACCGAGGTCTATGGCTATGCCCGCGCGCGGCGGGTGATCTGGACGGGGTTCGCGGCGCTCGCCTTCATGGCGTTCATGGCGTGGATCGTCGTTGCGCTGCCGCCCGCCGATGGCTGGCCGGGCCAGCAATCCTATGAATTCGTCTTCGGCAACAGCTGGCGCATCGTCATCGCATCGATGACCGCCTTTTGCGTCGGCGAGTTCGCCAATTCCTATGTGCTGGCGCGGATGAAAATCTGGACCGGCGGCAAAAAGCTCTGGACGCGCACGATCGGCTCGACGGTGGTCGGGCAGGGCCTCGACAGCCTGATTTTCTACCCTCTCGCCTTTTACGGTCTTGCCGGCTGGCCGCCCGAGCAGCTTTACGAGGTTGTCCTGTCGCAATGGCTGATCAAAACGGCCTGGGAAGCGGCGCTGACCCCGGCAACCTATCTGGTGGTAGGCGCGTTGAAACGGCGCGAAGGTGTCGATGTGTTCGACGAAGGCACCGATTTCAATCCTTTCGGCGCCAAGGTCTGA
- the purQ gene encoding phosphoribosylformylglycinamidine synthase subunit PurQ gives MKTAVIVFPGSNCDRDMAVALEQVTGAKPAMVWHRETELPDGIDFIALPGGFSYGDYLRSGAMAARSPILRAVSDAAARGVPVLGVCNGFQVLTEAQLLPGALMRNAGLNFVCRSVALTVENSQSLFTASYNAGETINIPVAHHDGNYFADAATLDRIEGEGRVAFRYADSVNGSARDIAGVLNDAGNVLGMMPHPERAIDRAHGGTDGLRLFEAALGVLA, from the coding sequence ATGAAGACCGCCGTCATCGTCTTTCCGGGTTCGAACTGCGACCGCGACATGGCGGTCGCGCTGGAACAGGTCACCGGCGCCAAGCCCGCGATGGTCTGGCACCGCGAGACCGAGCTGCCCGATGGCATCGACTTCATCGCGCTCCCCGGCGGCTTTTCCTATGGCGACTATCTCCGCTCGGGCGCGATGGCGGCACGTTCGCCGATCCTGCGCGCGGTTTCGGATGCCGCGGCGCGCGGCGTCCCCGTGCTCGGCGTGTGCAACGGCTTCCAGGTGCTGACCGAGGCGCAGCTGCTGCCCGGCGCGCTGATGCGCAACGCCGGGCTCAACTTCGTGTGCCGCAGCGTGGCACTGACCGTCGAGAACAGCCAGTCGCTGTTCACCGCGAGCTATAATGCGGGTGAGACGATCAACATTCCCGTCGCGCATCATGACGGCAATTATTTCGCCGACGCGGCGACGCTCGACCGCATCGAGGGCGAAGGGCGGGTCGCGTTCCGCTATGCCGACAGCGTGAACGGCTCGGCGCGCGACATCGCGGGCGTGCTCAACGACGCGGGCAATGTGCTCGGCATGATGCCGCACCCCGAACGCGCGATCGACCGCGCGCATGGCGGCACCGACGGGCTACGCCTGTTCGAGGCGGCGCTCGGCGTCCTCGCCTGA
- the purS gene encoding phosphoribosylformylglycinamidine synthase subunit PurS: MKVNVYVTLKPGVLDPQGKAIHHALEGLGFGGVADVRAGRFIELDVADGTSDADLDAMCAKLLANTVIENYRIERP; the protein is encoded by the coding sequence ATGAAAGTGAATGTCTATGTGACGCTCAAGCCGGGGGTTCTCGACCCGCAGGGCAAGGCGATCCATCACGCGCTTGAGGGGCTCGGTTTCGGCGGCGTGGCAGACGTCCGTGCGGGCCGCTTCATCGAACTCGACGTTGCCGACGGCACGAGCGACGCGGACCTCGACGCGATGTGCGCCAAGCTGCTCGCCAATACGGTGATCGAAAACTACCGCATCGAACGTCCGTAA
- a CDS encoding bacterioferritin-associated ferredoxin — MVVCVCNAIRESQLRDVARDGQLRCAKAAYAQLGRKPKCGQCLPFARNIISDVAATA; from the coding sequence ATGGTCGTCTGTGTCTGCAACGCAATAAGAGAAAGCCAGCTGCGCGATGTCGCGCGCGATGGCCAATTGCGGTGCGCCAAGGCCGCCTATGCGCAATTGGGTCGCAAACCCAAGTGCGGCCAGTGCCTGCCTTTCGCTCGCAATATCATCAGCGACGTCGCCGCGACCGCCTGA
- the bfr gene encoding bacterioferritin encodes MKGDEKVIDFLNEALKNELTAINQYWLHYRMLDNWGVAKLAAFEREESIDEMKHADQLADRILFLGGLPNFQMLGRLRVGETVEEILKADLALEEEAIPLLKDAMAHSESVRDYVSRDLFGSILESEEHHVDELEKQFEMIERMGIENYIQLQSKPAGDD; translated from the coding sequence ATGAAGGGCGACGAAAAGGTCATCGATTTCCTCAACGAGGCGCTCAAGAACGAGCTGACCGCGATCAACCAGTACTGGCTGCACTATCGCATGCTCGACAATTGGGGCGTCGCGAAGCTCGCTGCGTTCGAACGCGAAGAGTCGATCGACGAGATGAAGCACGCCGACCAGCTCGCCGACCGCATCCTCTTCCTCGGCGGCCTTCCCAATTTCCAGATGCTCGGACGCCTCCGCGTCGGCGAGACGGTCGAGGAAATCCTCAAGGCCGACCTCGCGCTCGAGGAAGAAGCGATCCCCCTGCTCAAGGATGCGATGGCACACAGCGAAAGCGTCCGCGACTATGTCAGCCGCGACCTGTTCGGGTCGATCCTCGAAAGCGAAGAGCATCATGTCGACGAGCTGGAAAAGCAGTTCGAGATGATCGAGCGCATGGGAATCGAAAATTACATCCAGCTCCAGTCGAAGCCGGCCGGCGACGACTGA
- a CDS encoding addiction module antidote protein encodes MQSSELIRQLSEQPLVRDLSVEAAQAVLALRYCILCRRSERDPMPELERRWGNILAARRYRLVVEAIGHVWPEPFAVAPPCCPRVSFDEALLAAMVGAAARRDRVQFDWLTAEMLGSDAREMLFVALENFIRARAPGPV; translated from the coding sequence ATGCAAAGCAGCGAGCTGATCCGCCAATTGTCCGAACAGCCGCTGGTGCGTGATTTGTCCGTCGAAGCTGCACAGGCCGTTCTGGCCCTTAGATATTGCATCCTCTGCCGCCGCAGCGAACGCGATCCAATGCCCGAACTCGAACGCCGCTGGGGCAATATCCTCGCCGCGCGGCGCTATCGGCTGGTGGTCGAGGCGATCGGTCATGTCTGGCCCGAACCCTTTGCCGTCGCCCCGCCCTGCTGCCCGCGCGTCAGTTTCGACGAGGCGCTGCTTGCCGCGATGGTCGGCGCCGCCGCGCGCCGCGACCGCGTCCAGTTCGACTGGCTGACCGCCGAAATGCTGGGGAGCGATGCGCGCGAGATGCTGTTCGTCGCGCTGGAGAATTTCATCCGCGCGCGGGCGCCGGGGCCGGTTTAG
- a CDS encoding Slp family lipoprotein: MKRNARALLAGAAALGLFGAPGAMAASSEPAEAPTAVDTRVDSERELEMLRTAKVAPLTPEEALDEQHIGKRVRWAGGVYHVNGTCLTILFARSGDHGEPRWTPEPTYQTFVACGPGVYDPHLVEAHTNVTIIGEVTGKQLIGMGGGGSDGPAVRIEKLYRWSDCLAGDESPVCKQGFLTAEPIAVD, from the coding sequence ATGAAGCGGAATGCGCGGGCATTGCTTGCCGGTGCCGCAGCGCTGGGGCTCTTCGGCGCGCCCGGTGCGATGGCTGCATCGAGCGAGCCGGCGGAAGCACCGACAGCGGTGGATACGCGGGTCGACTCCGAGCGCGAGCTTGAAATGTTGCGGACGGCCAAGGTCGCCCCGCTGACGCCTGAGGAAGCGTTGGACGAACAGCATATAGGGAAGCGCGTTCGCTGGGCGGGAGGTGTCTATCACGTCAATGGGACGTGCCTGACGATCCTCTTCGCGCGGAGCGGCGACCACGGCGAACCGCGCTGGACGCCCGAGCCGACGTACCAGACCTTCGTCGCTTGCGGACCCGGCGTCTACGATCCTCACCTTGTCGAGGCGCACACCAATGTCACGATCATCGGCGAGGTCACAGGCAAGCAGCTTATCGGCATGGGCGGCGGCGGCTCTGACGGTCCGGCGGTCCGCATCGAGAAGCTGTACCGATGGTCGGACTGTCTCGCCGGCGACGAAAGTCCGGTGTGCAAGCAGGGGTTTTTGACGGCAGAGCCCATCGCGGTCGACTAG
- a CDS encoding M16 family metallopeptidase: MTKSFVRRASTALSPLVFLIASTAPAYAKEAPAKVAAPAAVNPQTEASKAWNFAASDVPVDPNIVFGVLPNGMKYALLKNSTPKDSVVLRMRFAVGSFAEADDQRGLAHFLEHMAFNGSTNVPEGEMIKLLERKGLAFGADTNASTGFDQTIYQLDLPNASDDLIDTGLMLMRETGSNLTIDPAAVDRERGIILSERRARDTYQLRSLIDQLDFQMKGMKVASRIPVGTEEVIKTAPAARLRDLYDRYYRPERATLVMVGDFDPAAIEAKIKARFADWKGRGPAGADPDIGNVDYKRAAAADDFVDPAIQDSVTISAFKPWVDEPDTKAKRARSLAEDVGEAIVSRRLAKIALGEDSPILTGYFNDATGWKTFDQFTVGAVAKEGAWKEALALVEQEQRRALEHGFTQAEVDEQLANRRTALKNAVAGVTTRRSDALADALVLAADGDFVLVRPETTQALFEATAPSLTAAAVTAAFQKRMEGLSAPLARVTTKKPVEGGTDAVLAALRASTQVAVAAPTEAANAAFAYDDFGTPGKIVSDERVEDLGIRRIRFANNVMLNIKKTDFQKEKVLLSLRVDGGTLLATRDDPTRVSLAGSLMLGGLEAHSLDDLRSILAGKTISPVFGNSTDSFGGSALTSPEDFGLQAKLMAAYLTHPGYRPDGLALIRRVLPQQYAANDATPAAVLGRDVGGILANNDPRSQTPPLEKLMTLDWAQLKSAIADSFAHGAIEIGVVGDIDEQAAIDAIATSFGALPERRAAFDPRTEARIRQYATDRSERTLIHKGPAEQAELRVYWPARDDSDLGEAMQLTLLSRAMQLMLTEELREKLGESYSPGAAASLSDEFPGYGHLFAASNVDYKDLATTRAAIFAIAKELRDKPVDADLLDRARKPLLEAMVKSRRENSYWLNYVSEATSHADRLDRSRKGIGEVEAATPAELQALAKRYLVDDKALVIKAVSDKAGK; encoded by the coding sequence ATGACCAAATCCTTTGTCCGGCGTGCTTCGACCGCGCTGTCGCCCCTCGTCTTCCTGATCGCCAGCACCGCTCCCGCCTACGCGAAAGAAGCGCCTGCGAAGGTTGCCGCGCCCGCGGCGGTCAATCCGCAGACCGAGGCGTCCAAGGCGTGGAACTTTGCGGCAAGCGACGTGCCGGTCGACCCGAACATTGTGTTCGGCGTGCTCCCCAACGGAATGAAATATGCGCTGCTGAAGAACAGCACGCCCAAGGACAGCGTCGTGCTGCGCATGCGCTTCGCGGTCGGCAGCTTTGCCGAGGCCGACGACCAGCGCGGCCTCGCGCATTTCCTCGAACATATGGCGTTCAACGGATCGACCAATGTGCCCGAAGGCGAGATGATCAAGCTGCTCGAACGCAAGGGGCTGGCGTTCGGCGCCGATACCAATGCCTCGACCGGCTTCGACCAGACGATCTACCAGCTCGACCTGCCCAATGCGTCGGACGACCTGATCGACACCGGGCTGATGCTGATGCGCGAGACCGGCAGCAATCTGACCATCGATCCCGCCGCGGTCGACCGCGAACGCGGGATCATCCTGTCCGAACGCCGCGCGCGCGATACCTATCAGCTGCGCAGCCTGATCGATCAGCTCGACTTCCAGATGAAGGGCATGAAGGTCGCAAGCCGCATTCCCGTCGGCACCGAAGAGGTGATCAAGACCGCGCCCGCCGCGCGGCTGCGCGATCTATACGACCGTTATTACCGTCCCGAGCGCGCGACGCTGGTGATGGTCGGCGACTTCGATCCCGCCGCGATCGAGGCGAAGATCAAGGCGCGCTTTGCCGACTGGAAGGGGCGCGGCCCCGCGGGCGCCGATCCCGATATCGGCAATGTCGACTATAAGCGCGCCGCAGCCGCCGACGATTTCGTCGATCCCGCGATCCAGGATTCGGTGACCATCTCGGCCTTCAAGCCGTGGGTCGACGAACCCGATACTAAGGCGAAGCGCGCGCGCAGCCTTGCCGAAGATGTGGGCGAGGCGATCGTCAGCCGCCGGCTCGCGAAGATCGCGCTGGGTGAGGATTCGCCGATCCTGACCGGCTATTTCAACGACGCGACAGGCTGGAAGACTTTTGACCAGTTCACCGTCGGCGCGGTCGCCAAGGAAGGTGCGTGGAAGGAAGCCCTCGCGCTCGTCGAACAAGAACAGCGCCGCGCGCTCGAACATGGCTTCACGCAGGCCGAGGTCGACGAGCAGCTCGCGAACCGCCGCACGGCGCTCAAAAACGCTGTCGCCGGGGTGACGACGCGGCGCAGCGACGCGCTCGCCGACGCGCTGGTCTTGGCGGCGGACGGCGATTTCGTCCTCGTCCGCCCCGAAACCACGCAGGCGCTGTTCGAAGCAACCGCGCCGTCGTTGACCGCGGCTGCGGTAACCGCCGCATTCCAGAAGCGCATGGAAGGGCTCAGCGCACCGCTTGCGCGCGTCACGACGAAAAAGCCCGTCGAGGGCGGCACCGATGCGGTCCTCGCCGCGCTGCGTGCGTCGACCCAGGTCGCCGTCGCGGCGCCGACCGAGGCCGCAAACGCCGCCTTCGCCTATGACGATTTCGGCACGCCGGGCAAAATCGTCAGCGACGAGCGCGTCGAGGATCTTGGCATCCGCCGCATCCGCTTCGCCAACAATGTCATGCTCAATATCAAGAAGACCGATTTCCAGAAGGAGAAGGTCCTGCTGTCGCTGCGCGTCGACGGCGGCACGCTGCTCGCGACGCGCGACGATCCGACCAGGGTGTCGCTCGCGGGTTCACTGATGTTGGGCGGCCTTGAGGCGCATAGCCTCGACGACCTGCGCTCGATCCTCGCGGGGAAGACGATCAGCCCGGTGTTCGGCAACTCGACCGACTCGTTCGGCGGGTCGGCGCTGACCTCGCCCGAGGATTTCGGGCTGCAGGCAAAGCTGATGGCGGCCTATCTCACCCATCCCGGCTATCGCCCCGACGGGCTCGCCTTGATCCGCCGCGTGCTGCCGCAGCAATATGCCGCGAACGACGCCACGCCGGCGGCGGTGCTCGGCCGCGACGTCGGCGGCATCCTCGCGAACAACGACCCGCGTTCGCAGACACCGCCGCTCGAAAAGCTGATGACGCTCGACTGGGCGCAGCTGAAGTCCGCGATCGCCGACAGCTTCGCGCATGGCGCGATCGAGATCGGCGTCGTCGGCGACATCGACGAGCAGGCGGCGATCGACGCGATCGCGACCAGTTTCGGTGCGCTGCCCGAACGTCGCGCCGCCTTCGATCCGCGCACCGAGGCGCGCATCCGCCAGTATGCGACCGACCGCAGCGAGCGCACCCTCATTCACAAGGGCCCCGCCGAACAGGCCGAACTGCGCGTCTATTGGCCCGCGCGCGACGACAGCGATCTTGGCGAGGCGATGCAGCTCACCCTGTTGTCGCGCGCGATGCAGCTGATGCTGACCGAGGAGCTGCGCGAGAAGCTCGGCGAGAGCTATAGCCCCGGCGCCGCGGCCAGCCTGTCCGACGAGTTCCCCGGCTATGGCCATCTCTTCGCCGCGAGCAATGTCGATTATAAGGATCTCGCGACGACGCGCGCGGCGATCTTCGCGATCGCCAAGGAACTGCGCGACAAGCCGGTCGACGCCGACCTGCTCGATCGCGCGCGCAAGCCGTTGCTCGAAGCGATGGTGAAGTCGCGGCGCGAGAATAGCTATTGGCTGAACTATGTTTCGGAGGCGACAAGCCACGCCGATCGCCTCGACCGCAGCCGTAAGGGGATCGGCGAGGTCGAGGCGGCGACGCCGGCAGAGTTGCAGGCTCTCGCGAAGCGCTATCTGGTCGATGACAAGGCGCTGGTGATCAAGGCGGTTAGCGACAAGGCGGGCAAATAA